From Solanum lycopersicum chromosome 8, SLM_r2.1, the proteins below share one genomic window:
- the LOC101256018 gene encoding plant intracellular Ras-group-related LRR protein 5 yields MATPITKPPSPACTKIIEEITRIYKSLPPRPSILEIEASISVVKSVETEEKIELDEISKRRVEIEESVPAELYSVLEKVRKAMVLFQSKEQKKEAVELIELDKTYQDFDELIQEATELVCEDTQMGKINSFEDPMVEIGKKDEVLKKGLVTSGELINVSSSGIKHKEKYSLMKVAALIENAAKTRARVVDLQNKLMDKIEWLPLSLGKLVNVTELNVADNQIMALPTTIGSLNGLTKLDLHSNQIINLPDSFGELINLTDLDLHANRLKSLPASFRNLVNLIDLDLGSNRFTHLPDFVGNLTSLKRLNVETNQLEELPYTIGFCSSLVELRLDFNQLKALPEAMGMLEHLEILTLHINRIKGLPTTMGNLSRLRELDVSFNEVENIPETFCFAVSLEKLNLANNFADLKTLPRSIGNLENLEELDISNSQIRTLPDSFRLLSKLKTFRADETPLEVPPRQIIKLGAQVVVEYMAEFVTKNELQLQRPKRRPFFCPSCLFPKTEGKRRI; encoded by the exons ATGGCTACTCCAATCACAAAACCCCCATCACCTGCTTGTACCAAAATCATAGAAGAAATCACAAGGATTTACAAATCACTACCACCAAGACCATCCATTTTAGAGATTGAAGCTTCAATTTCTGTTGTAAAATCAGTAGAAAcagaagaaaaaatagaacttgatgaaatttcaaagagaaGAGTTGAGATAGAAGAAAGTGTTCCAGCTGAGCTTTACTCTGTgttagaaaaagtgagaaaaGCTATGGTTCTGTTCCAAAGCAAAGAACAGAAGAAAGAGGCTGTTGAGTTGATTGAGCTTGATAAGACTTATCAAGATTTTGATGAGTTGATTCAGGAAGCTACAGAGTTGGTTTGTGAAGATACCCAAATGGGAAAAATCAATTCTTTTGAGGACCCAATGGTTGAAATTGGAAAAAAGGATGAGGTTTTGAAGAAGGGTTTGGTTACAAGTGGTGAATTGATTAATGTTTCTTCTTCAG GGATCAAGCACAAAGAGAAGTACAGCTTGATGAAAGTAGCTGCCCTAATTGAAAATGCCGCCAAAACTCGAGCAAGAGTTGTTGATCTTCAGAACAAGTTAATGGACAAGATTGAATGGCTTCCATTGTCACTTGGGAAATTGGTGAATGTCACTGAGCTAAACGTTGCCGATAACCAGATCATGGCTCTTCCAACTACCATTGGTAGCCTTAATGGCTTAACGAAGCTCGATCTTCACTCCAACCAAATTATAAACCTTCCTGATTCATTTGGTGAGCTAATCAATTTGACTGATCTTGACCTCCACGCGAACAGGTTGAAATCGCTGCCAGCTTCTTTCAGGAACTTAGTAAATCTGATCGATCTTGATTTGGGTTCGAACAGGTTCACTCATTTGCCTGATTTCGTTGGGAACTTAACCTCCTTGAAGAGACTAAACGTGGAAACAAATCAGCTCGAGGAACTTCCTTACACTATAGGATTTTGTTCTTCCCTTGTAGAACTGAGATTGGATTTTAATCAGCTTAAAGCTCTCCCCGAGGCAATGGGAATGCTCGAACACTTGGAGATTCTTACGCTACACATTAACAGAATCAAAGGATTACCAACAACAATGGGGAATCTTTCTCGCCTAAGGGAACTTGATGTTAGCTTCAACGAAGTTGAGAACATACCCGAAACATTCTGTTTTGCTGTCAGCTTGGAAAAGCTTAATCTTGCAAACAACTTTGCGGACTTGAAAACTTTACCAAGATCAATCGGAAACCTTGAGAATCTTGAAGAGCTTGATATTAGCAACAGTCAAATAAGAACGTTGCCCGACTCCTTCAGGCTCTTGTCAAAGTTGAAAACTTTTCGAGCTGATGAGACTCCGCTAGAAGTACCACCAAGGCAAATTATAAAGCTCGGGGCTCAG GTTGTTGTAGAGTACATGGCTGAATTCGTAACTAAGAACGAGCTTCAATTGCAGCGGCCTAAGAGGAGACCTTTCTTTTGTCCAAGTTGCCTGTTTCCTAAAACCGAGGGGAAGAGGCGGATCTAG